The following proteins are co-located in the Heliorestis convoluta genome:
- a CDS encoding type I restriction endonuclease subunit R: MLKNWADILFENNRDIDRLNDYPLTSGEMQQIMEQITTLRTPLKLNGFINGRTVAIVRDNPDDTLHFGKEVSLKIYDRREIAAGQSRYQIAQQPRFKSKSKILNDRRGDLMLLINGMPVIHIELKRSGVSVSQAYNQIEKYSNEGIFTGIFALIQIFVAMEPAETVYFANPGMDGKFNKDFYFHWADFNNEPINDWKDIVSSLLSIPMAHQLIGFYTIADDTDGVLKVMRSYQYYAANAISVRVSKTNWDGRDRLGGYVWHTTGSGKTMTSFKSAQLIANSKDADKVIFLMDRIELGTQSLKEYRGFADENESVQATEDTITLISKLKSDNPANTLIVTSIQKMSNIKDEGGANTHDIEIMSSKRIVFIVDEAHRSTFGDMLRVIKDSFPSALFFGFTGTPIQDENQKKMNTTSTIFGDELHRYSIADGIRDKNVLGFDPYKVMTYKDKDVRKAVALEQAKAATVEEALADPKKSEVFYKYMNSSQVKMAGYIGDDGKYVKGIEDYLPTSQYQIEEHKNMVVQDIADNWVTLSHNSKFHAIFATSSIPEAICYYRMIKKAMPTLKVTCLFDPSINNNGEVVFKEDGLVEIIEDYNARYEQEFSLKNYDKLKKDIAARLAHKKPYQLIERTPEKQLDLLIVVDQMLTGFDSKWINTLYMDKKLLYENIIQAFSRTNRLFGPDKPFGTIRYYRYPHTMEQNIEKAVKLYSGDKPIGLFVEKLDYNLNKLNAFFDDISELFTRSGIPNFEKLPDDRSERGKFASLFKSFNDYLEAAKIQGFTWNQSTYSFSHGSGKPKTIVDMKLDENTYLVLAMRYKELFSGSGAGGGDDVPFEIDGYLTEIDTGKIDSDYMNSRFEKFLKILTQDHLDETEMRKTLDDLHNSFAILTQEEQKYANIFLHDVQSGNARMESGKTFRDYITEYQSKAKNDQIRRISRFLGVDEKKLRNLMAANVTEVSINEFGRFDDLKASVDKVTAREYFEKIENTKIPPFKINIRVHNLLQEFILKGGFYIKEPTE, translated from the coding sequence TTGCTAAAAAACTGGGCGGATATTCTCTTTGAAAACAACAGAGATATCGACCGTTTGAATGATTACCCTCTGACAAGCGGCGAGATGCAACAGATTATGGAGCAGATCACCACGCTGCGGACGCCTTTGAAATTGAACGGCTTTATCAACGGGAGAACTGTAGCCATTGTTCGTGATAATCCTGATGATACTCTGCACTTCGGGAAAGAGGTCAGCCTCAAGATTTATGACCGCCGTGAAATCGCTGCCGGACAAAGCCGCTATCAAATCGCACAGCAACCAAGATTTAAGAGCAAGTCCAAAATATTAAATGACCGTCGCGGAGATTTGATGCTCTTGATCAACGGTATGCCGGTTATTCACATCGAACTGAAGCGCAGCGGAGTTTCGGTCAGCCAGGCATATAACCAGATAGAAAAATACTCCAATGAAGGGATTTTCACTGGTATATTTGCACTGATTCAGATTTTTGTTGCTATGGAACCGGCAGAAACAGTTTATTTCGCCAACCCTGGAATGGACGGAAAGTTCAATAAGGATTTCTATTTTCACTGGGCAGATTTTAATAACGAGCCTATCAATGATTGGAAAGATATTGTTTCTTCGTTGCTTTCCATTCCGATGGCACATCAGCTTATCGGCTTTTACACCATCGCCGATGATACTGATGGTGTACTGAAAGTCATGCGCAGCTATCAATACTATGCAGCAAACGCCATTTCTGTCCGTGTTTCCAAAACCAACTGGGATGGTCGCGACAGACTTGGCGGATATGTTTGGCATACCACAGGCTCCGGCAAGACTATGACAAGTTTCAAGTCGGCGCAGCTTATTGCAAACTCAAAAGATGCCGATAAGGTTATCTTCCTGATGGACAGAATTGAACTCGGAACGCAGTCCTTGAAAGAGTATCGCGGTTTTGCAGATGAAAATGAGTCCGTTCAAGCAACGGAAGATACCATTACTTTAATTTCAAAACTAAAAAGTGATAACCCGGCAAACACGCTTATAGTCACCTCTATCCAGAAAATGAGCAATATCAAAGACGAGGGCGGCGCAAATACTCATGATATTGAGATAATGAGTTCCAAGAGAATCGTCTTTATTGTCGATGAAGCGCATCGTTCTACCTTCGGAGATATGCTCAGGGTTATAAAAGACTCTTTCCCGTCTGCCCTTTTCTTTGGATTTACAGGAACACCGATTCAGGATGAAAATCAAAAGAAAATGAACACCACATCAACTATTTTCGGTGACGAGCTGCACAGATACAGCATCGCCGATGGTATTCGTGATAAGAATGTCCTTGGATTTGACCCTTACAAGGTGATGACCTACAAAGATAAAGATGTACGGAAGGCAGTTGCTTTGGAGCAGGCAAAAGCGGCAACCGTTGAAGAAGCCCTTGCTGATCCTAAAAAGAGCGAAGTCTTTTACAAATACATGAATTCTTCTCAAGTAAAAATGGCGGGCTATATCGGTGATGACGGAAAGTATGTCAAAGGCATAGAGGACTATTTGCCGACATCCCAATATCAAATTGAAGAACATAAGAATATGGTTGTTCAGGACATTGCTGACAACTGGGTGACCTTAAGTCATAATAGCAAGTTCCATGCAATCTTTGCTACAAGCAGTATACCGGAGGCGATCTGCTATTATCGGATGATAAAAAAAGCCATGCCCACATTAAAGGTCACCTGCCTGTTTGACCCAAGCATTAACAATAACGGCGAAGTAGTTTTTAAAGAGGACGGTCTTGTTGAAATAATAGAGGATTACAACGCCAGATATGAACAGGAATTTAGTCTGAAGAACTACGATAAGCTGAAAAAGGACATTGCTGCGCGACTCGCTCACAAAAAGCCCTATCAACTGATAGAAAGAACGCCGGAAAAGCAGCTCGATCTTCTGATTGTGGTCGACCAGATGCTTACAGGCTTCGATTCCAAGTGGATTAACACGCTTTATATGGATAAGAAGCTTCTGTATGAAAATATCATCCAGGCATTCTCCCGTACAAATCGTCTGTTTGGCCCGGACAAGCCTTTTGGAACCATACGATACTACAGATATCCGCATACGATGGAGCAAAACATCGAAAAAGCTGTGAAGCTCTATTCTGGTGATAAGCCTATTGGATTATTTGTAGAAAAGCTTGACTACAATCTAAACAAGCTGAATGCATTTTTTGATGACATCAGCGAGCTGTTCACCCGTTCCGGGATTCCGAATTTTGAAAAGCTGCCGGATGACCGTTCGGAGCGTGGGAAATTTGCATCTCTCTTCAAATCATTCAATGACTATTTGGAAGCGGCAAAAATTCAAGGCTTTACATGGAATCAGTCAACGTACTCGTTCAGCCATGGAAGTGGCAAGCCTAAGACTATAGTCGATATGAAGCTAGACGAAAATACCTATTTGGTTCTGGCGATGCGTTATAAAGAGTTGTTCAGTGGCAGCGGCGCAGGTGGCGGCGACGATGTTCCTTTCGAGATTGATGGTTACCTAACGGAGATTGATACCGGGAAAATCGACTCGGACTATATGAACTCGCGCTTTGAAAAGTTTTTGAAAATCCTTACACAAGATCATCTAGATGAAACTGAAATGCGGAAGACGCTTGACGATTTGCATAATTCATTCGCCATATTGACGCAGGAAGAACAAAAGTATGCAAACATCTTCCTTCACGACGTACAAAGCGGAAATGCTAGGATGGAAAGCGGTAAAACTTTCAGGGATTACATCACTGAATATCAGTCCAAGGCAAAGAATGACCAGATCCGCCGTATTTCACGATTCTTGGGGGTGGATGAAAAGAAACTCCGCAATCTCATGGCTGCAAATGTAACTGAGGTAAGCATAAATGAGTTCGGTCGCTTCGATGATTTGAAGGCTTCTGTAGACAAAGTCACGGCAAGGGAATATTTCGAAAAAATAGAAAACACAAAAATTCCACCATTTAAGATCAACATAAGAGTGCATAATTTGCTTCAGGAGTTCATTCTTAAAGGTGGCTTCTATATCAAAGAGCCGACAGAATAA
- a CDS encoding single-stranded DNA-binding protein produces MLNRVILIGRLGQDPELKQAQSGTQVCSFSVAVDRPQGQVQRQAGAEKVTDWISIVTFGNQAQVCSQYLSKGRLVAIEGRLQIDTWQDQQSGQKRSAARVIAENVRFLERSETGQGHQNQSSYQQGRPVQQRQQSNAYGQEISYPGDDKDLPF; encoded by the coding sequence ATGCTAAATCGTGTAATCCTCATCGGCCGGCTTGGGCAAGATCCTGAGCTTAAGCAGGCACAAAGTGGCACGCAAGTATGTAGCTTTAGCGTTGCCGTAGACCGCCCTCAAGGGCAAGTACAGAGACAAGCAGGTGCTGAAAAAGTGACAGACTGGATTAGCATTGTCACTTTTGGCAATCAAGCTCAAGTTTGCAGTCAGTACTTATCAAAAGGTAGATTGGTAGCCATTGAAGGTCGCCTACAAATAGACACATGGCAGGACCAACAATCAGGACAAAAGCGTTCAGCTGCTAGAGTTATCGCTGAAAATGTTCGTTTCTTGGAACGCTCTGAAACAGGACAGGGGCATCAAAATCAGTCCTCCTATCAGCAAGGACGACCAGTGCAACAACGTCAGCAGAGTAATGCATACGGTCAAGAAATCAGCTATCCAGGCGATGATAAAGATCTGCCTTTTTAG
- a CDS encoding AAA family ATPase, which yields MFQNNFLDFNGNLDDLFESKPSEIQTSVKQRPLVAPQSGSVNAEVALKRIGHIQAYLSNRFVERQEVIHGAFVAMVARKNMLMVGPPGTAKSDLISSISQNISGGSYFQWLLTKFTTPEEVFGPVSLRALEQDTYKRVTTGKLPEAHFAFLDECFKGSSAILNALLTLMSERLFYNNGSPTKTPLVSVFGASNEYAEDGENLAALFDRFHLRYELSYISEDDSFTAMLAQSGKGLNKPIPLSLEELMLLQQAADQVGVPQHILDTLLKIRKSLREKEIVPSDRRFVNALSILKANAVLEGRGSVDEDDLPILSNVLWDEIEQKLAVEEVLRQYGDPITGKLDERLAEAKEISQNALAKEDDPVEGSKAIKALKSLKKEVDDLKGQTTHPGKLEKIVDASGVIQEMIKQINKKCLGIDL from the coding sequence ATGTTTCAAAACAACTTTCTTGATTTTAACGGCAATCTCGATGACCTTTTTGAAAGTAAGCCATCAGAGATACAAACTTCCGTCAAGCAGCGTCCACTTGTTGCACCGCAGTCAGGTAGTGTTAATGCAGAAGTAGCCCTAAAAAGGATAGGCCATATCCAAGCCTACTTAAGTAACCGTTTCGTCGAGCGACAAGAAGTGATCCATGGTGCTTTTGTTGCCATGGTTGCAAGAAAAAACATGCTTATGGTGGGACCGCCGGGTACTGCAAAAAGTGATCTAATTTCATCCATTTCTCAGAATATTTCAGGTGGAAGCTACTTTCAGTGGCTTTTAACAAAGTTTACGACACCTGAAGAAGTATTTGGTCCCGTTTCTTTACGGGCATTAGAGCAGGACACATACAAGCGTGTAACGACTGGTAAACTGCCCGAAGCGCACTTTGCTTTCTTAGATGAATGCTTCAAAGGTAGTAGCGCTATATTAAATGCTCTACTTACGTTGATGAGCGAAAGACTGTTTTACAACAATGGTTCTCCAACAAAAACACCACTGGTAAGTGTGTTTGGAGCAAGTAATGAGTACGCAGAAGACGGTGAAAATCTTGCAGCTCTATTCGATAGATTTCATCTTCGATACGAACTTTCGTACATCTCCGAAGATGATTCTTTTACAGCAATGCTAGCGCAATCAGGGAAAGGTCTAAATAAACCAATACCACTTTCCTTAGAAGAGCTTATGCTTTTGCAACAGGCAGCGGATCAAGTAGGGGTCCCACAACATATACTTGATACCTTGCTTAAAATTCGCAAGTCTTTACGTGAAAAAGAGATTGTGCCTAGTGATCGTCGCTTTGTCAATGCTCTTTCTATTCTAAAGGCCAATGCCGTTTTAGAAGGCAGAGGTTCTGTTGATGAAGACGATTTGCCAATTCTATCTAACGTCTTATGGGATGAGATAGAACAAAAGTTAGCTGTAGAAGAAGTACTGAGACAGTACGGAGATCCGATTACAGGCAAGCTTGATGAGCGTTTGGCAGAAGCAAAGGAAATCTCCCAAAATGCGTTAGCCAAAGAAGACGATCCTGTAGAGGGAAGTAAAGCAATTAAAGCTCTAAAGAGCCTTAAAAAAGAAGTAGACGATCTGAAGGGGCAAACAACTCATCCAGGAAAACTTGAGAAAATCGTGGATGCTTCGGGTGTAATTCAAGAAATGATCAAACAGATCAACAAAAAGTGCCTTGGCATTGATCTATAA
- a CDS encoding VWA domain-containing protein has protein sequence MLNKRSYLPEIDGTIETTRYERRQWKEIREASQKIQEVERRQGANYNSFSPMLQDLWTSLYQDTSQFREDEDIPLSQRLNKSIMEKVLAMSEWEEVHAWTKQDVAAAALGGLSLSEKVCELLPQDLKEQMNQVHQTEEKAQQAQERMEDFLNAAQMLEQAAEQKKDAGDETGAKEATKKATAMKRKAKQEEKKNEEAQLKLNQLGHELSDVINQEVQAIAGQMRQELQQEAKEQSDTTQAMQQFGLGAGQAQYMDPAKRIELASALRKNKKLSKITQIAGRMKSIASHKRKNKTHQPPTEVVDVELGNNLTNVLPSELALFCNPATKIDFLRRYSEGNLMQRKLEGKEKEGRGPIVVCLDSSSSMKQETGNGATREEWSKAITLALFDIALRQGRAFAAVHFANEHKIKSYLFPKPKKAKPEELLDMITLFLRGGTNFERPLKEAVQIIEKSSYKKADIVFITDGESYVSSDFLQSFNELKEKKQFSVITVLLDAWNTETVEQFSDKITRVVRGQDAETIDLIFDDIQK, from the coding sequence ATGCTCAATAAAAGAAGTTATCTTCCAGAGATAGACGGAACGATTGAAACCACTCGCTATGAGCGACGACAGTGGAAAGAGATAAGGGAAGCTTCCCAAAAGATTCAGGAAGTAGAGAGAAGACAGGGTGCAAACTACAATTCCTTTTCACCGATGCTTCAAGACTTATGGACTTCTTTATATCAAGATACATCGCAGTTTAGAGAAGATGAAGATATACCACTATCACAACGTCTGAATAAGTCCATTATGGAAAAAGTACTTGCTATGTCTGAGTGGGAAGAAGTCCATGCTTGGACAAAACAAGATGTAGCAGCGGCAGCATTGGGCGGTCTTTCTCTTTCAGAAAAGGTTTGCGAACTACTTCCACAAGACTTAAAAGAGCAAATGAATCAGGTACATCAAACAGAAGAAAAAGCACAACAAGCTCAAGAACGAATGGAAGACTTCTTGAATGCGGCTCAAATGCTAGAACAAGCAGCAGAGCAAAAGAAAGATGCTGGCGACGAAACAGGTGCTAAAGAAGCAACAAAAAAAGCTACTGCCATGAAAAGAAAAGCTAAACAAGAGGAAAAGAAGAATGAAGAAGCGCAGTTAAAGCTCAATCAGTTAGGGCATGAACTATCAGATGTAATAAATCAAGAAGTTCAAGCCATAGCAGGACAGATGCGACAGGAGCTGCAACAAGAAGCAAAGGAGCAAAGTGATACAACTCAAGCTATGCAACAGTTTGGGCTAGGAGCAGGGCAGGCTCAATATATGGACCCTGCCAAAAGAATTGAGTTAGCTTCGGCACTACGCAAAAACAAGAAGCTAAGTAAGATTACCCAAATAGCAGGAAGAATGAAGTCAATCGCTTCGCACAAGCGAAAAAATAAGACGCACCAGCCTCCAACAGAGGTTGTGGATGTTGAACTTGGCAACAATTTGACCAACGTCCTTCCATCAGAACTAGCACTTTTTTGCAATCCCGCCACGAAAATAGACTTTCTTCGTCGTTATTCAGAAGGAAATCTGATGCAACGAAAGCTAGAAGGAAAAGAGAAAGAAGGTCGTGGTCCTATTGTTGTCTGCCTTGATTCCTCAAGCTCGATGAAGCAGGAAACGGGCAACGGTGCAACTAGAGAGGAATGGTCAAAGGCGATAACTCTTGCCTTGTTCGATATTGCATTAAGGCAAGGAAGGGCTTTTGCAGCCGTTCACTTTGCTAATGAGCACAAGATAAAGAGCTATCTCTTTCCAAAACCTAAAAAAGCTAAACCTGAAGAATTGTTAGATATGATAACGCTTTTTCTGCGTGGTGGGACTAATTTTGAGAGACCACTGAAAGAAGCGGTACAGATCATAGAAAAGTCGTCTTACAAGAAAGCGGATATTGTTTTTATTACAGATGGAGAAAGTTATGTATCCTCTGACTTTCTTCAGTCGTTTAATGAACTGAAAGAAAAGAAACAGTTTTCTGTGATTACGGTTTTATTAGATGCTTGGAATACGGAAACCGTAGAGCAATTCAGCGATAAAATCACAAGAGTCGTTAGAGGTCAGGATGCAGAAACGATAGACTTAATTTTCGATGATATTCAAAAATAA
- a CDS encoding DUF6744 family protein, whose translation MSKIENLAAVGKGEATNRLGDLIAFAVSEQAALKRLELRKLLIKSGVSEDFMPRQRSAADAFRCATTELERIGQSLTAEQNKKDSDEHLNILVRDVVADKEQIIRSLVVEKVDKKQGELRYKPGEAILKFSREDEDFVAHSTSSESAVVQVIGEARKSFEYYLTYVTARNVRELVNQVLKSVNAVQIRPGLYFVPEAHEQTTQGLKKLISALDESKAQIIPVVDMEDSRDMIRDGLRERLEQALREMAKGLKNPDISKGELNKLLKSAKENIKSFKEYEILLSGEMEGLQTYLSSLKVQTQQLAEKAAIEGAA comes from the coding sequence ATGTCAAAAATAGAAAACCTAGCCGCTGTTGGTAAGGGCGAAGCTACGAATCGTCTTGGCGACTTAATTGCATTTGCTGTGTCAGAACAAGCAGCCTTAAAGCGGTTAGAACTAAGAAAACTGCTAATTAAATCTGGCGTATCAGAAGACTTTATGCCGCGTCAAAGAAGTGCAGCCGATGCCTTTCGTTGTGCTACGACAGAGCTTGAAAGAATCGGACAATCTTTAACGGCTGAGCAGAACAAAAAAGATAGTGATGAACATCTTAACATTCTTGTTCGTGATGTAGTAGCGGACAAAGAACAAATCATCCGTTCTCTTGTCGTGGAAAAGGTTGATAAAAAGCAAGGGGAGCTACGGTATAAACCTGGAGAAGCCATCTTGAAGTTTTCGAGAGAAGATGAAGATTTTGTAGCTCATTCTACTTCATCGGAGTCGGCTGTCGTTCAGGTGATAGGAGAAGCGAGAAAAAGCTTTGAGTATTACTTAACTTACGTTACAGCCCGAAACGTGCGTGAACTTGTAAATCAGGTTCTAAAAAGCGTCAATGCTGTTCAGATCAGGCCAGGATTATACTTTGTACCTGAAGCTCATGAACAAACGACACAAGGATTGAAAAAATTAATCAGCGCACTGGATGAATCAAAAGCACAAATCATTCCTGTCGTTGATATGGAAGATTCTCGTGACATGATCCGAGATGGTTTGCGAGAGCGTTTAGAGCAAGCATTACGGGAAATGGCGAAAGGCTTGAAAAATCCTGATATTTCAAAAGGTGAGCTTAATAAGCTCTTAAAGTCTGCCAAAGAGAACATAAAGAGCTTTAAGGAGTACGAAATCCTTCTTTCCGGTGAAATGGAAGGTTTGCAAACATACTTGTCTAGCTTAAAAGTCCAGACCCAGCAGTTAGCTGAAAAAGCGGCCATAGAGGGCGCAGCTTAA